ATGTTGGGCAGGCCGAGCTGCACCTCGGCCTGGTCCGCGGCGAACAGGGGTGAGTCGCTCTTGCCAGGCTCGGAGACGGACACGCCGCGCAGCACGAGCCGCTGGCCGAGCGGATCCACCTCGCACTCACCGATGCCCACGTCCAGGCCGAGCAGCGCGGGCAACTGGCGCCGCGCCTGGGCGCAGACGGTGTCCCAGGCCGTGCGCGTACGCAGCAGCAACACCGTCCCCACGATGAGCGCGAGGACGATGAGCCACGCGGGAATGCGCCGCGCGCCCTGCTGCCTGTTCCTTGGGGCCAAAACCGCTACAGTTTACCCAGTCCCTCGAGGTAGCGATCGATCTCCGCGAGGTCCACCTTCGGGCTGCTGACTGGCCGACTGGCGGAGGTGGGAATTTGGGGGGTGGTGGTAGCCGAGCCGCCCTGCAGGCCCAGGTTGTCCGCGACCCGCTGGATGAGGGGCTGGCCGATCGTCTGCTCTCGGAGCAGGAAGGCCTCGAAGAGGGCGTTGTCGCAGATGCTGTTGATGACGCGCGGGGTGCCGCCCGAGCGCTGGTGCACGGTGGCCAGCGCCTCGGCGGTGAAGGGCATGCGCGGACAGCCGGCCAGCCGCAGGCGGTGCTTGATGTAGGCCTCGGTGGACTCGGCGGTGAAGGGCTCGAGCTTGTAGCGCAGCGCCACGCGCTGGGCGAGCGGCGGATCCAGCTTGAGGTTCTTCTCGATCTCCGGCAGCCCGAAGAAGACGAAGGAGATGAGCTTGCGCTCGGGGACCTCCAGGTTGAGCAGTCCCCGGAACTCCTCCATGAGCTCGCGCGTCTCGAGCATCTGGGCCTCGTCGATGAGGACGACGGCCTTCTTGCCGGACTCGTAGATTTGGAGCAGCCGCTGGTAGAGCTGCGACAGCAGGGCGAGCTTCTCCTGGGCGGGGTTCTCCACGCCCAGTTGCAGGGCGATGCGGCGCAGGAGCCAGTTGGCGGTGATGCCCGAGTGGATGATGACGAGCAGCGCGGCCTCGTACTCGGACTCGGGCAGCGAGTCGAGCATGCGGCGCGCCAGCGTCGTCTTGCCCGCCCCGATGTCACCCACCAGGATGGACAGGCCCTTCATGTAGCTCACGGCATGCATGAGCCGGGTGAGCGCCTGGGAGTGCTGGGCCGAGTTGTAATAGAAGCGGCTCACCGGAGCGTTGGAGAAGGCCTCCTGGGTGAGTTCGAAGTAGTCGAGGTAGGTGGTCATGGTCTCGGCGAACCTCGGACTGAGCTAGACGTAGCCGACCTTACGCGGTTTGGCGGCCGGGGGGGGAGCCGCCACGGGAAGCCGGGATCCCGTCCCCGCGGCCCCGCCGGGCCGGGAGGTGGCGGAGGGCAGCGGATCCGCCACCGGAGACGTGGTGGCGGACAGCCGCTCCACGTGGGCGGCGACATCGCGGAACTTCTCGTCGAGTCCGGCGACCCGCTGGAAGTGGTAGAGCGCCTTGCCCGGCTCGCCCACGGCCTCGTAGGCCATGGCCAGCTCGAAGCCGAGCGCCTTGGGAACCTCCCCGACGGCGTGCTCGGAGGCGATGGCCTGCTTGAATGTTCCCACCGCCGCGCGGGCATCGCCCTTCTGGAACTGCAGCATGCCCGTCATGGTGAGGCAGTCCAGCTCGCGCTTCTTGCCCAGGCAGCCCTCGCGCGCCACGGCGAACTCGTGGAGCGCGTCGTCGATGAGACCCATCTCCCGGTAGGCGATGCCCAGATCGTAGTGCGTGTCCACGTCCTCGGGCTTGACCACCTTGGCGAGGCCCTTCTTGAACTCGGCGAACACCTCCTCCACCGAGTACTGGAAGTCCTCCTCCACGGGAGGCGCGGCCTGCTCGACGCCCAGGTCGCCGAACTCGCCGGCCAGCTCCGACGCCAGCACGAAGGCATCGCGCTCGGCCGGGGACTCGCCCAGGGCGGGCACCACGGGCACGGCCAACTCGGTGGCGGCATCCTCGGCCTCCGTGGCCTCCGGAGACTCACCCGACTCGAGCGCCTCGAGCCGGGCCATCAGCTCGCTCGCGCGCGCGTGGCCCGGGAAGGCGATCATCACCGTCTCGAGGATTTCCCGCGCCTCTTCGTAGATGCCCTGGTCGAGGAAGAAGCTGGCCTCGTCGCACTCCTCGCCACCGGGCTCTTCCTCGGGCGCCTCGACCACGGGAGCGGGCCTGGCGGCCGGCGGAGGAGCCTTGGCGGCCACGGCCGGCGCGGGCTTCGCGGCGGGAGCAGCAGGCTTCGCGGCGGGAGCAGCGGGCCTGGCGGCGGGCGCGGCGGGCTTCGCGGCGGGGGCAGCGGGCCTGGCGGCCGCAGGCGGAGCCTTGGCGACGGGCGCGGGCGCCTGGACGGGGGCCCGGGGCGCCACGACGACCGGAACGGGCTCCGGCTCCGGTTCGGGCTCCTCGAGCTCGTAGGCGCCGAGCGCGGGCGAGTCCGCGGGCGTGCCCTCGTCGTCCATGTCGGGAGCGGCGAACGGGTCCGGCTCGGAGTCGGGCGGCTCCAGTTCCAGCGAGTACTCGCGCGCTGGCTCGTCCTCGTCGGTCTCCTCGCCCTGCAGCGGCTCGCCCTCGAGCGGCGCATCCAGGGGCTCGTCCAGGGCGTCCGTGCCGACGTAGGCGACCGTGGTCTCCTCGGGCTCTTCTTCCGCGCCGAGCAGGGGCTCGTCCTCCGCCGGCTCATCCGCGAGCACCACGCCCTCCTCCTCATCGGAGTCCGAGGGGAGGCTGAACTCGCCGGAGACGATCTGCGCGTCCTCGTCGTGCTCGTCGCTCGCGGAGACGAGGGCCATCTCGTCATCCATGGGCTGCGCGAGGGCATCCGCGGGAGCGTCGGCCACGACGATCTCATCGTCGTTGGAGTCGACGAATTGGCGTCCTCGGCCACGGACTCCACGGAGGAGTTCGCGCTGGGCGCCGCGTCATCCGTCTGCAGCACGGACAGGAAGGCGGGCACCTCGGGGTGGCCGGGGTTCTGCTGGAGGATGGTGGTCAGGTAGGGCTGGGCGCGCTGCACCTCGGCGCGGCGCGTACACAGGCGCAGCACGTTGAGCAGCTGCTCGCCGGCCTGGGCCACGTTCCCCGAGGCGACGTAGATCTGGTACGCCTTTTCGTGCGCGTCGAGGTTCTCGGGGTCCACCGAGAAGATCTTCCGCAGGTGATCGAGCGCTTTGTCGTGCAGGCCGTACTTGACGTAGACCTCGGTCTCCGTGAGCAGCTTGGAGAACTGATCCTTGCCCGAGGAGGCCGCGGCGGCCGGAGCGGCCGTGGCGGCGGGAGCCGCTGGCGACGGGGTGCTCGGGGGAGGCGAGGCCGGAGCGGAAGGCGCCGCGGGAGTGGCCACCACCGCTTCCATCGAGCGCGAGGGCCGGGAGACAGGCGCGGCGGCGGCCGGGGACACGGCGGCCATCGAGCGCGAGGGCCGGAAGGCGGGCTCGGCGGAGGACGCCGCGGGAGCCTCGGCCTGGTAGGCCTGGAGGTCCGCGTCGGTGGGATCTAGCTCCGCGATGCGATCCCAGATGTCGCGGGCGTCCTGGGCGCGGGAGCGCTCCTGATAGACCTTGGCCAGCTCCTTGTAGACGGAGATGGTCTTGGCGGTCTGGCCGAGCCCGTGGAAGGCCTGGGCCAGCATGCTCAGCGTCTCGACGTCGCGCCCATCCGCCTTGAAGCACACCTGGAGCCGGGCGAGCGCGCGCTTCTGATCTCCGCGCGCGAGGTACTGCTGGGCCAGATCCCTGGCCAGCGCGACGTTGTCCGGCTCCAGCGTGGCCAGGCGCTCGGCCACGCGGAACCAGTCATCCATCCGGTTGTTGCGCTTGAGGTACTCGGCGGCCTTCTTGAACTCCTGGGCGGCCTCGCGCGCCATGTTCTCGCGCGCGTACAGCTCGGCGAGCTTGATCTTCGACGCCACGTTCTCGGGGTCGAGATCCACCATCTTCTTGAGCGTATCCAGGGAGTTCTTGACGTCGCCGGCCTTGTCGTAGTGGTTGGCGACGATCTGGAAATACGCCATGGCCTCGGACATCAGGCCGAGCTGCTGATGGAGCTCCGCGAGCTTGAGGTTGACGTCCAGCAGGTTGGGGTTGAGCTTGAGGACCTGCTTGTAGAGCGCGACGGCCTTGAGGAAGAAGCCATCGGCCGAGTACCCCTCGGCGACCTTGGTGAAGTAGAAGGCCGCCTGGACGTTGTCGTTCTTCTTCTGGAACAGCTCCCCCATCTTCTGCAGGACGCGGCCGTCCTTGGGGTCTGCTTCCAGGACCTTCTGGTACTCCTTGATGGCCTTGTCGTAGGCGCCCTTCGCGACGAGCTT
The nucleotide sequence above comes from Cystobacter fuscus DSM 2262. Encoded proteins:
- a CDS encoding ExeA family protein, which encodes MTTYLDYFELTQEAFSNAPVSRFYYNSAQHSQALTRLMHAVSYMKGLSILVGDIGAGKTTLARRMLDSLPESEYEAALLVIIHSGITANWLLRRIALQLGVENPAQEKLALLSQLYQRLLQIYESGKKAVVLIDEAQMLETRELMEEFRGLLNLEVPERKLISFVFFGLPEIEKNLKLDPPLAQRVALRYKLEPFTAESTEAYIKHRLRLAGCPRMPFTAEALATVHQRSGGTPRVINSICDNALFEAFLLREQTIGQPLIQRVADNLGLQGGSATTTPQIPTSASRPVSSPKVDLAEIDRYLEGLGKL
- a CDS encoding tetratricopeptide repeat protein; the protein is MVEAPEEEPGGEECDEASFFLDQGIYEEAREILETVMIAFPGHARASELMARLEALESGESPEATEAEDAATELAVPVVPALGESPAERDAFVLASELAGEFGDLGVEQAAPPVEEDFQYSVEEVFAEFKKGLAKVVKPEDVDTHYDLGIAYREMGLIDDALHEFAVAREGCLGKKRELDCLTMTGMLQFQKGDARAAVGTFKQAIASEHAVGEVPKALGFELAMAYEAVGEPGKALYHFQRVAGLDEKFRDVAAHVERLSATTSPVADPLPSATSRPGGAAGTGSRLPVAAPPPAAKPRKVGYV
- a CDS encoding tetratricopeptide repeat protein, with translation MDKNKIIEAAAKLVAKGAYDKAIKEYQKVLEADPKDGRVLQKMGELFQKKNDNVQAAFYFTKVAEGYSADGFFLKAVALYKQVLKLNPNLLDVNLKLAELHQQLGLMSEAMAYFQIVANHYDKAGDVKNSLDTLKKMVDLDPENVASKIKLAELYARENMAREAAQEFKKAAEYLKRNNRMDDWFRVAERLATLEPDNVALARDLAQQYLARGDQKRALARLQVCFKADGRDVETLSMLAQAFHGLGQTAKTISVYKELAKVYQERSRAQDARDIWDRIAELDPTDADLQAYQAEAPAASSAEPAFRPSRSMAAVSPAAAAPVSRPSRSMEAVVATPAAPSAPASPPPSTPSPAAPAATAAPAAAASSGKDQFSKLLTETEVYVKYGLHDKALDHLRKIFSVDPENLDAHEKAYQIYVASGNVAQAGEQLLNVLRLCTRRAEVQRAQPYLTTILQQNPGHPEVPAFLSVLQTDDAAPSANSSVESVAEDANSSTPTTMRSSWPTLPRMPSRSPWMTRWPSSPRATSTTRTRRSSPASSASPRTPMRRRAWCSRMSRRRTSPCSARKKSPRRPRSPTSARTPWTSPWMRRSRASRCRARRPTRTSQRASTRWNWSRPTPSRTRSPLPTWTTRARPRTRPRSAPTSSRSPNRSRSPFRSSWRPGPPSRRPRPSPRLRLRPPGPLPPPRSPPRPPPGPLLPPRSLLLPPRSPRRPWPPRLLRRPPGPLPWSRRPRKSPVARSATRPASSSTRASTKRRGKSSRR